A genomic window from Solanum dulcamara chromosome 11, daSolDulc1.2, whole genome shotgun sequence includes:
- the LOC129873465 gene encoding protein MID1-COMPLEMENTING ACTIVITY 1-like: protein MASLDHFGDVANIAQLTGIDAVRLIGMIVKAAATARMHKKNCRQFAQHLKLIGNLLEQLKITELKRYPETREPLEHLEDALRRSYILVNSCQDRSYLYLLAMGWNIVYQFRRAQNEIDQYLKIIPLITLVDNARVRERLEFIEMDQREYTLEVEDMKVQEVIMKPEPSKDDTIILTKNLSCSYPRVPIDEAIQKENEKLQLELQRSQANLDVGQCEFIQHLLDVTEVVATNSLSLKSSPAKPLKKLDQSYSNVDNEKVYYDDYATSDEKQSTSRNTSSVTSRHDLLSSKGSHRYEEWHSDLLGCCSEPLLCIKTLFFPCGTFSRVASVAADRHISSADACNELMAYSLILSCCCYTCCIRKKLRKKLNIRGGCVDDFLSHLMCCCCALVQELREVKIRGTHGIEKTKISPPTTQFMES, encoded by the exons ATGGCTTCATTGGACCATTTTGGGGACGTTGCAAATATCGCCCAGCTTACTGGCATAGATGCAGTGAGGCTAATTGGGATGATTGTGAAAGCTGCTGCCACAGCCCGGATGCACAAGAAGAATTGCAGGCAATTTGCACAGCATCTCAAGCTGATTGGGAATTTATTGGAGCAGCTCAAGATTACTGAACTTAAGAGGTATCCGGAAACCCGAGAGCCATTGGAACATCTTGAAGATGCATTGAGGAGGTCTTATATATTGGTCAACAGCTGCCAGGACAGGAGCTATCTTTATCTTTTGGCTATGGGGTGGAACATTGTATACCAGTTTCGCAGGGCTCAGAATGAGATTGACCAATACTTGAAGATTATTCCTCTAATCACTCTGGTGGATAATGCCCGAGTCAGG GAAAGGTTGGAATTTATTGAAATGGACCAGCGTGAATACACACTGGAGGTTGAAGACATGAAGGTGCAAGAAGTGATTATGAAACCAGAGCCTTCTAAAGATGATACAATAATACTAACGAAGAATCTTTCTTGTTCTTACCCAAGAGTGCCTATCGATGAGgcaattcaaaaagaaaatgaaaaactcCAACTAGAATTACAGCGTTCACAAGCTAATTTAGATGTAGGTCAGTGTGAATTCATTCAGCATCTTCTGGATGTCACAGAAGTAGTTGCCACTAACTCTCTATCATTGAAGAGTTCACCTGCCAAACCTCTCAAAAAGTTGGATCAGAGTTACTCAAATGTTGATAATGAGAAGGTATATTATGACGATTATGCTACAAGTGATGAGAAGCAGTCCACTTCAAG AAATACTTCATCAGTTACGTCAAGACATGACCTGCTGTCCTCGAAGGGTTCACATCGATATGAAGAGTGGCATTCGGATCTGCTGGGCTGCTGTTCAGAACCTCTCTTAT GTATTAAAACCCTTTTCTTTCCTTGTGGTACATTTTCTAGAGTTGCCAGTGTTGCTGCGGACAGGCATATAT CTTCAGCGGATGCTTGTAATGAGTTAATGGCTTATTCCTTGATACTATCCTGCTGTTGTTACACATGTTGCATCAGAAAGAAGCTTCGGAAAAAGCTAAACATCAGG gGAGGTTGTGTTGATGATTTTCTTTCTCATTTAATGTGCTGTTGCTGTGCTCTTGTCCAAGAATTGCGCGAAGTCAAGATACGTGGGACACATG GTATAGAGAAGACGAAGATAAGCCCTCCAACCACTCAATTCATGGAATCCTAA
- the LOC129873466 gene encoding protein FD gives MWLSSSDNRGLSAYSKSTSSTFSSSHSPFSSRVKTMEEVWKDINLSSLQDHNTNYSRDHDHHHQNANFGGMILQDFLARPFANEPSPVAAATAAASPVLATTMLNLNSVPEFHFFDNPLRQNSILHQPNVSGSKRVVPETEDNSTGDRRNQRMIKNRASAARSRARKQAYINELEMEVAHLVEENARLKKQEQLRLAAADKVPKKNSLYRTSTAPF, from the exons ATGTGGTTATCAAGCAGTGACAACAGGGGACTTTCAGCTTATTCTAAATCAACATCATCTACTTTTTCTTCATCTCATTCTCCATTTTCTTCAAGGGTCAAAACTATGGAAGAAGTTTGGAAAGACATTAATCTTTCTTCTCTTCAAGACCACAATACTAATTACTCTAGAGATCatgatcatcatcatcaaaatgCTAATTTTGGTGGCATGATTTTACAAGATTTCTTGGCTAGACCTTTTGCTAATGAACCATCACCAGTAGCAGCAGCAACAGCAGCAGCCTCCCCTGTTTTAGCAACAACTATGCTGAATTTAAACTCTGTTCCAGAGTTTCATTTCTTTGATAACCCTTTAAGGCAAAACTCAATCTTGCATCAACCAAATGTTAGTGGAAGTAAAAGGGTTGTCCCTGAAACAGAGGACAATTCTACAGGGGATAGGAGAAATCAGAGGATGATCAAGAACCGTGCTTCTGCTGCTAGATCAAGAGCTAGAAA ACAGGCTTATATAAACGAGTTGGAGATGGAAGTGGCACATTTAGTCGAAGAGAATGCAAGACTCAAGAAGCAGGAACAG TTACGCTTAGCTGCAGCTGATAAAGTTCCCAAAAAGAACTCTTTGTATCGGACGTCAACCGCCCCATTTTGA
- the LOC129874941 gene encoding F-box protein At4g35930-like yields the protein MGKVSPKDGQSNTSKQKRRSKSTKSKYLRPGALAQLRNTKVSADKCCTDLWKVRVVLTNTDDANKEVLFPNDVNDESPIFLSPMRYGDMDLAKQNYLQMTPKTPGAAEGMLESRLESLPLDLLVNILCHLQHDQLKAVFHVSQKIRKAVILARQFHFNYTTPDRRRQDMLGTMTPHPTDQHPFASKGDGKGAWDHTPLTPQAPKHGPKPPSRLKFIEMEQVAAVLFQESAFPSRRLVPSVIPKPLCKSLGSNRVLFYEDELCQAVSQNKLR from the exons ATGGGGAAAGTATCTCCTAAAGATGGACAATCCAACACTTCGAAACAGAAAAGGCGGTCGAAGAGTACAAAGAGCAAGTATCTGAGACCAGGTGCTCTTGCACAACTTCGGAACACCAAGGTTTCCGCTGATAAATGTTGTACTGATCTTTGGAAGGTAAGAGTGGTTTTAACGAATACAGATGATGCTAATAAGGAAGTTCTGTTTCCAAATGATGTTAATGATGAGAGTCCCATATTTCTATCTCCCATGAGATATGGGGACATGGATTTAGCCAAGCAGAATTATTTGCAAATGACACCAAAGACACCCGGAGCTGCAGAAGGCATGTTGGAGTCGAGGCTTGAGTCACTTCCGTTGGATTTGTTG GTTAACATACTTTGCCACTTGCAACATGATCAGCTTAAAGCAGTTTTCCATGTCTCTCAAAAGATCAGGAAGGCA GTAATTTTGGCAAGACAATTCCATTTCAATTATACTACTCCAGATAGAAGGCGACAAGATATGTTAGGAACCATGACTCCTCACCCCACTGATCAGCATCCTTTTGCAAG CAAAGGGGATGGGAAAGGTGCATGGGATCACACCCCTCTTACTCCTCAGGCTCCTAAGCATGGTCCCAAGCCCCCATCTCGACTCAAGTTTATAGAGATGGAGCAAGTTGCAGCTGTTCTTTTCCAGGAATCTGCTTTTCCTTCAAGGCGTTTGGTGCCATCTGTTATACCAAAACCCCTTTGTAAGTCCTTGGGTTCTAATAGAGTCCTATTTTACGAGGATGAATTATGCCAGGCTGTTTCTCAGAATAAACTTCGTTAG